TTTTGTTGCTTGCCCAAATGATTGTAGACGGTTTTATCCTAATCCTGGTGAGCTTCATATACCTTTTGAGGGATTATTGCTCCCCAACACTTTAaactttttttctttatatttttctgTAAGCTTTGTTAAAAAATGCTGTTGTTTGTGCTGTGTTGTTTGCAAAGGGATGACTAAATCCTAGATGTCATTATTGCATCCATTCTGTTTGGCGGAAGCCATATTAATATCAAATGTGCGCAGAGATATGGGTGTGTGTCTGAGAGTAGAGAAGAGAATGGGGAGAGGAGTATTTTTGTGTTTATAGTCCATGTTAAATGAGTATCAGAGTGCTTTTAATTACTTAGTTCTGTATTTTGGTTTGCTGAAATTTTTAAACACATTTTCATTTTAGACTGTAAGAGATTTAGGGAATGTGAAAGTCTTGATAAAGTTCTTCTCTTGCCATGATAGCTGGTGCCAATAATAAGGATGTTTTTGTGAAAGAATTGAGAGGCAGATAATGACTCATGCCTTGTCAGTAACTATATTGTTGCCATATGAATGCCGTGTTAGAAAATTAGAACCTATTTGCAGGAAAGTGAACTTCTATTTTATTTCAAGGACATTTGCGTTAGTATTTTGTTTTCATTCTTCATAGATAGTGgtattatgtatatttatattagtATTATTAGAATTCATTGTCTGTCATCTTTTCAAATTATGTTCCTTTTTGGACAAAGACTAGGGGTTGAATGTTAGGTTATCATATCATTTGAAGTTCTATTGTGTTACATGCATGATGCATCCATTGCAACATTCTGTGACTGGAAGAAATATTTCTATATCATTTGATTTGCATCCTATTTCTTTTTGCAGCTTCTAAGGTCGATCCATTGCACCCTGAATATTTTCAATTTGCTGGTCGGGTAATAGCTTTGGCTTTGATGCATAAAGTGCAAGTAGGCATAGTATTTGATTGTGTTTTTTTTAAGCAATTAGCTGGAAATTCTCAAATCTCTCTAGAAGACATACGTGATGCCGATCCACGCTTGTATAATAGCTGCAAGCAGATACTTCAGATGGATGCAGAGTTTATTGATTCAGATGCCTTAGGGTTAACTTTTGCTAGGGAAGTTGAGGAGTTAGGATCCAGGAGAGTTGAGGAGCTCTGTGATGGAGGAAAAAGTATTATTGTTAACAGCAACAATAGGGAGGAATATGTTAACCTTCTCATTCAGCATCAATTTGTCAGATCCATCTCTCATCCTGTGTCACGCTTCAAGAAAGGCTTTGCTGATATGCTTTGTAATACAGAACACCAGGAATTCTTCTTCCAAAGTTTAGAGCTCGAAGATCTTGATTTGATGCTACATGGAAGTGAAAATGCTATTAGTGTTGAAGATTGGAAAGCTCACACAGAGTATAATGGCTACAAAGAGAATGATCCTCAGATAATCTGGTTCTGGAAGGTACACCTTTAGTATCCTAGTTTTTCAGTCATAAATTTGATGTCTTCTTTTAGTCTCTATCTTGCTGCTATAACTAAATATGTTGCCTTATTTGAATCTTCCCTTTGAAGTTTTCTATGCTTTTATCCTTTTCCATTGCTCTCTAATGCAAAGGAGGTGAGTTACATTCTTAATTGTATTTTTGACATGATAAGCTTGACAACTCCTATAATTCTTGAGATATATTTGGctactttcttcttcttcctcccctaattttttttaaaaataattatttaaacaataaaaattagAATCATGATTATCTAAGAGACATTTATTTTTCCATTTTACATGAAAAATTTATAGCATATGATTCTAGGTAGATCAATCCTTTGCAATTCTCGAAAATAGTATTGAACACGAACAAAAATTATGCCATCAGTTTATAGTCTTAATTGTCTTTTAGTATTCCATCCTCCATGTTTTCTTCACTTTCTGTTTATTTGCTGTGTCTGGAAAGATGTTTCTTTCAGCATTATAGATCAAACtttcaagaaaataaaagataaaaaaatactaataatatTCAATACCAATTATAGATAGGTCTTAAAACAGCCAAATAAGAAATAGTACCATACTAAGTAATGCAACAACATTAAAACTGAATAAATCATGATACTAtactttttttttagaaaaagagAGACAGAGAGTATGAACAAAAGGCTAAAGAATAAAATTCCAACTAGGTTTCTATTCGAAAACCAAAAGCCCCACTCCAAAGTATTATTATAAAAGATAAAAGAGCCAGTACAAACAGAATCCAGAAAAGGCAACTAAAAAGCAAATATAAACTAGAGTGAAGCCTCATCAAAAACCTTCCAAGAGCAAAACTTCTTAGGGAAAAAActcaaaagaaggaaaaagagcaCAACCCTTTAACAAACTATCTTAAACCAAAAAATTCGGAgccataaatttttttaaaaacagaAAAAGACAGAAAGTTTGGAGAAAAGTCATCCACACTCTTCAACGTCAAAATTGAATTATAataaacaataacaataaaaccTTCAGGATTTCATTCTCGAGAGAAATTGGTTTGGAAAATCTATGCAATTGTTTGAAGTCACCTACGAAGAACCAAACAAACaaccaaattttaaattttatataaaaatgCTTTAGGTATACAATAAAGAATATACTGAACAAGTTGAATGAAGAGAAGTAGTTAGTGATTTAACTTAAAATCTTTCACAGACCACAGCTAAAGCCTAAATAGTATATATATACCACAGTATTATTACTGAAATGCTTTAGGTGGAGGCTGAACAGAGTGACAGGGTTAGGAGGAGGCTAATGCGACCATGAGTGTGAGACTGGCGTACCAACCTAGGTTAAACTGACTACTTTTTTTTGGGTACTTTGCGCATGTATGCTAGTAGgagaaaataataacaattttgtTAAAGATAAAGATAAGTTTTGGTAAAACTGACTACGGTTGAATGATAGCAAATTTGTTCAAGTTTTGTTGTTTTAGGATTAGCATTTTTGTTTcttttataaaaacaaaacaaacattgaCATAATATCAAGTATAGTTTTGCTCCTTAATGAACATGATATCAACAATAGAGATAAATTTTACAAATCAACACCAGTACCTCTTTTGTGTTTAAACTAATAATTGAAAAGTGCAGATTGTTGAGGAAATGTCAGCAGAGCAAAGGAAGGTTCTTCTCTTCTTTTGGACCTCCATGAAGTATCTTCCAGTTGAGGGTTTTCGTGGTTTAGCTTCTCGGCTTTACATTTACAGGTCCTCAGAGCCTCACGTGCGCCTGCCTTCATCTCATACATGTTTTTACCGGTTGTGCTTCCCTCCATACCCTTCTATGGCTATGCTGCAGGAGCGTCTACGCATCATCACCCAAGAACATTTTGGGAGTAGCTTTGGTACGTGGTAATAATACTAGGTCTATCCTGCATTTGGAGTAAAAAGGGGTATTGTGATTGCACATAAAAGATTTGAACTCAGCTTGTACAGATTATAGGATTAGTATCATTTATCTTCTCAGTAGTCTGTGTAAGAAAGATGCTCTAGTCCTCAAGTTCTCTATATTCATGTCATTGCCCTTTTTTGTCTGTATAATTTATACAGGTATAGTAGTGTAGcgcatatataattatatatatataaataaagtagggaaggaaagaaggaaagatTCTTCTCTGCTTTTATAGACCTCCCTTGTAATATTTCTTGGTTTTTTATGTCTTGTAAGTATACATCGCGCAATGACATGCAATTTCTACAAACCGATTTACTTCTACTTTATATTTTGCTATTCTGTTCTTAACAAACCACTTTCACGCACATATGGCAGGAATTGAGACATTGTTCCTGAATATTTGAGAAAATGTGAAAAGAGGGGCATATTTCTTCCTAATTCAAAAAAGCAGTTGAAGATGTACATATTTCCTTTGTAGGGTGATAAAGTCTATATTGGATTAGCTAGTACTAAACTCTTGCCTGAATCGGGGATGGAGGCGACGGTGACATGGGAGTTTTAGCATAAAGAATGGAATAATGGTGTGTTTATTTATGTAATTAGAGAATAGATAATGGATATGAATACAATGTTTATTAATCTAAATATGGGATCAGAATTTGGGATTAAAGAATGGGAATGATAATCTCACGAGAATAGGAGATTCTCTTGCCCCTTTTTTTTTGTCTGGACTTGCCCCTTTAGTtataaattcaataaaaaaaaatgttactcATGAGAATAGGAGATTGTCTTGCCCCTTTAaagtataaattaaattaaaaaatgggAGGTAGATTAACAAATTTATTCTTATAGTAGAAGTTGAAATtagaaaaaattataaatttaagtaTACTTTCGTAATTtgcaatttatttattcattctatTACAAAATGAAGTAAATACATTAATAAAAATAgtgttgaatttaattttaatatgTCAAGTAAACACATTCTAATTGATATATACGCAGGAGGGGAAATTGCTCAATACAAATTATAAATGTTTACCTTTATACTAATTTCACGTCTAAGATAATGTTAGGCTCCAAAAAAAATGTTAGATTCGTGCCGCTTACTAGAGAAGCGATGTCCAAAATATCAATAGTAAATTGTGTAGCCAGAAAAACAAATgtaacaaaaataaagaaatagtaTTTATTCAAACCAAACAAAAATCACACCATATCAAACTCATGTCTACTCTTTTGAAACCAAGATCCATAATCACCCAACCTATAGAACTGACACACCTTCAGGTTTCATAATGAGCATGCATTCCCTAATTCATGAGGGGTTCTAATTCGTACGCCACCGTCACCATTACTCTCTTTCTTTAGCATTTACTCTTGATATTATGGCGAGTAATTAAGCTGACTTGAACCCAAGAGCTTGTGACAACTGCAGCTTCCAAACACTAAACCCCACCCAATGCCTTAACTATAAAACCATAAACTAGTAAATAAGAGGAGAAAAAATGACCAAGACTTTTGACATGCAACCTACAAAAGACCAAGTTGATAATGACTCGTATCTATGCATCTTCCTTCTCAATCGGAACTTCAGTGGACTCCTCCACTGGGGCCTCAGCAGTAGGGGCCTCTTTCTCTTCCTCGGCAGGGGCAGCAGTTGGTGGCTCGGCAGCGGTTTCGGTGGCCTCTTCTTTGGCTTCCTCAACGGCTTCAACTGCAGGCTGTGCCTCTTCTTGCTTGGTTTCTTGAGTCTCTTCAACCTCTATTTTCTCAGCCTCAGCAACTACTGGCTCCTCTGCAGGCTTGGCTTCCTCTACAGGCTCTACCTCCTTGGTCTCAACAACCTCAGCTGGAGCTTCGGCTGGAGTGGTGGCGGGTACTTCCTCTACGGTCTCTGTGGCTTCTTCCTTCTTCTCTTGTTCTGGTTCTGGTGCACTCTCAGTCACGGCTGGTGATGACTCCTCTGGCTTTGTCTCCTCAACCTTGATCGTCTCGGTTGTCTCGTTCTCGTTCAGTGTTGTTGGAGCTGGTGAAACCTGTGCATGAGCcgtaataatttttttagtttcaAATAACAATATATAGTTGATCATGAAGATTTATTACTAGTTGAGATCATAGCAGaaagaaaattaataaaaagttGAAAAGGAACTGAATATACAGATTCGTGATCGCGACCAAGTGATgacataattaatatatataatcattCGTAACATAAAGCTGCGGTGAACACACAAAGATGAAGCGAATTTAATTGACTCTTTCTTCAAAATGTCTTTTCTTATATAAATCTTATGAATAATCAATCAGCGTGAGTCTTTCCTGAAAAGCTTAATAAGATCTTAGGTATATATATTTCGTCTGAGATCGGTGGCCATTAACCACTAAGCTTCTTAGAAGCCAATGTTGGTAAGaactcaaaataaataaaataaacacatTGATCAAGTTCCAATAAAACGATTGAACCAGCACTACTACTGTCTActagtactatatatatataatatcaacaaaagaaaaagaatcaACTTGATCAGAAGTTTTGATATGATCAGAGTTAATTACCTCAACAGTGGCCATTTCTGAAGTAAAGGGTAGTGAAAATTGAAGAGAAACAGAAAAAATGATGAGAACTAGGGTGATTGGATGGAGAAATAGTATTGCTCGATTGCTGGCTAATTTAGTGAAGAAAGGATTGATATGAGAGCTATATATAGAGACGTTACGTGcctaaaagtaaaaattaataaaagaatagttGAAGCTTGAAGGGAGTGGGGAAATGAGCACTTGAAGAATCTTTTTTCCAGATTGACACCTCACGTCACTGACACATAATAAAGGACACTAGTTTGTCTAGTTGTAAATGTTTTTCCAActcatttttgtttttaaaaataacaattaCAGCAATTATAGATTAAATTTGTCTAAAATTCATTTGATAGCTTTTATATATAAGAATACAATCAATGAGAAAAGCCAT
This genomic interval from Humulus lupulus chromosome 8, drHumLupu1.1, whole genome shotgun sequence contains the following:
- the LOC133794808 gene encoding uncharacterized protein LOC133794808, whose product is MATVEVSPAPTTLNENETTETIKVEETKPEESSPAVTESAPEPEQEKKEEATETVEEVPATTPAEAPAEVVETKEVEPVEEAKPAEEPVVAEAEKIEVEETQETKQEEAQPAVEAVEEAKEEATETAAEPPTAAPAEEEKEAPTAEAPVEESTEVPIEKEDA